Sequence from the Maribacter aquivivus genome:
TTGCCATGATATAGGCATTTTCATCTATGGTCACATCAGATAAGCCTATTGAACGTAATTCATCAACCAATTTATGGGCTAAATTCCACTGCTTTTTGGTGCTCGGGGTGGTATCTGATGATGAATCGCTTTGCGTATCAATAGTAATGTAGCTTATGAAACGGTCAATTATATGTTGCATTGTAAAAGGGTTTTATCAAAAATAAGCTTATATATTGTAATTTAGTAGACGTAAGATTTTATAAATTTTGATATGAATAATTTTAGAGTTTTGGTACTAACGGCTTCTGTTTTATTTTTTGTAAACGGATATTCGCAAGCAGATTGCATATTAGGGGTAGGGGTTACCGATGATGCTACTATAGCAGAAATTTTTCAATTCAATGAGTTGCAAAATGAAAAATTAAAAAGTCTTAGTGCCGATTTGAAAACTAAAAGTGATGAGCTAAATAACGAATTGGTAAATATAAAAGATAGTCACCCGCAGAGCAGTGTTACTGAATTACGCCAATTGGCAGATAAGTATAAGGGTATCATGGATAGTTTAGGAAAGGTTCAGGCAACTACTGATAAAAAAATGCTTGCTTTATTCAACCCCAAACAATATGAAATGTACCAATCTTTATGTAAAGAGGCTTATCGTTCTCCTTATATTGTTGCACCCACAATGTACACAGATAGTATTGTTGATGAAAACAGATAAGTTCTAACTAACTTTCTCATTTACAGTTTGTATTTTTACGGCTTCTAAAATATAGACATGTATAGGCTTTTTATTAGACCTCTTTTATTTCTTCTTGATCCCGAGAAAGTTCATCATATTAGTTTTTCAAGTATTAAGTTTTTTTCTAAAATAGGACTGTCTGGTCTTATTAAATCTATGTTCGTAGTTGAAGATAAACGTTTGGAACGTGAGCTATTCGGATTAAAATTTAAGAATCCGGTTGGTTTGGCCGCTGGGTTTGATAAAAATGCTATCTTATATAACGAATTATCAGATTTCGGATTCGGATTCGTAGAAATTGGCACCCTTACCCCAAAACCGCAAGATGGTAATCCGAAGAAAAGATTATTTCGTTTAAAAGAAGATAAAGCTATCATAAACCGAATGGGATTTAATAATCACGGGGTTTTTGAAGCTGTAGAAAATTTAAAGAAAAAACATAAGGTGCTTATTGGTGGTAATATTGGTAAGAACAAAGTGACACCGAATAATGAAGCAATTAAAGACTACTTAATCTGTTTTGATGCCTTATTTGATCATGTAGATTACTTTGTTGTGAATGTAAGTTCGCCAAACACACCTGGCTTAAGAGAATTACAAGATAAAGAGCCATTAACGGCTCTGTTAAATGAGCTGCAATTAGAGAATTCTAAACAAAGTGAACGTAAGTCTACTGTTCGTAAACCTATTTTACTGAAAATTGCGCCAGACCTTACCGATAGCCAATTATTAGATATTATTGATATTGTAAAAATCACTACTATTGATGGTGTTATAGCTACCAATACAACTATTTCTAGAGAGAATTTAAAATCTCATGCTTTGGTAACAGAAGAAGCTGGCGGACTAAGTGGTGCTCCATTAAAAGATAGAAGTACTGAGGTAATTCGTTTTTTAGCGGAGAAGAGTAATAAGGCATTCCCTATTATTGGTGTAGGTGGCATAAACTCTGCAGAAGATGCTATCGAGAAATTAGAAGCTGGTGCAGATTTAATTCAATTATGGACAGGCTTTGTATATGAAGGTCCCGCTTTGGTAAAAGAAATTAATAAAGCGCTTATAGAAAAAGCTGCGGTTTAAGATTTAAACTACTACTATAAAATATAAATGCCCTTGTACAAATTGTGCAAGGGCATTTTATATATGTGAAATTTTAATTTACTGTTTGGTCCAGTAATCCACTACAAAAACATCATCTAAAAACGGAGTTAATACAGCTCCAAATGCTTTATGGTCAGGGTGCGGTAAGTAAATAGCACGATCTTCTTCACTTTTAAATGTAAGAAAAAAGGCATGGGTAAAGCCTTTGTTCAAACCTTCGGGACTATTATTTAATCCCCATTCATACCCTTTTATTTGTTCAATTTTTGAAGGTAGAGCGCTAAATGCATCTTCAACTTTCTTTATTTGTTCGGCAGTTGTTCCTTCCTTGAACTTAAAAAAAACAGTATGCCTTAAAAGGCTATCAGTTTGGATCATGGTGGTGGTTTTGTTTTTATCCGTCTTTGCAAAAGCATTAGACATGAATGAAATACTAATTAGTAATACAATTACTTTAATTTTCATAGTGTATCGATTTTTAAACAAGATATTAAAAATAGGTGTAATTATAGGTTATTCGTACATTTCATGTAGAACTAAAACCTTTAAAATTGAATTACGATATTTTATTAGCCTTTTCCGTAGCAACCTTTGTTTTGTCTCTGTCACCAGGTCCTGATAATATTTTTGTTCTTATACAGAGTATTAGTAATGGAAAAAAACAAGGATTGGCTGTTGTAGCAGGTTTAATGTCCGGTTGTTTGGTACATACTACTCTTTTGGCATTTGGTGTGTCTGCTGTAATAAAAAATAACCCAACCATATTTACGGGTATTAAAGTATTTGGCGCTGCATACTTATTGTATCTCGCAATAATGGTGTATAAAGGAGGCGATGCAATAGCAATAGAAGGAGAGTCAAAGAATAAAAAAAGTCTAGGGGCATTATATAAACAAGGATTTGTAATGAATGTATTAAACCCTAAGGTGATTATATTCTTTTTAGCCTTTTTTCCCGGATTTCTATTTTCAGACTCTTTAAGTACTGTACTCCAATTTTACACGCTTGGTTTTCTGTTTATTTTGGTTTCGTCGGTCGTATTTAGTGGTATTGCCATTTTATCTGGTCAGATTTCAAAATTTTTAAAAACTAAAAAGCGAACAGGTTTTATATTAAAATGGGTACAAATTATTGTCTTCATCGGCATTGCTATTTATTTATTTTTCGGGTAGTTTATTTGAATTATTAATAGGAGATACTTATTTAGAGTTTGTATTTTTACGAAATGTCTAATTCAAAGATCAAATTAGTAGAATGCCCACGAGATGCTATGCAAGGCATTAAGATGTTTATACCTACCGATGAAAAGGTAAGGTATATACAATCGCTGTTGGGTTGTGGTTTTGATACCTTAGATTTCGGAAGCTTTGTTTCGCCAAAAGCAATACCGCAAATGGTAGATACTGCTGAGGTTTTGGCAAAATTAGACTTGTCAAAAACGAATACAAAGTTGCTTTCTATTGTTGCTAATGTTCGTGGTGCAGAAGATGCAGTTTCACACCCTGAAATTGATTATTTAGGTTTCCCTTTTTCTATTTCAGAGAACTTTCAAATGCGTAATACGCATAAAACAATAGCACAATCTGTAGAGACTTTACAAGAAATTTTCAATTTAGCCGATGCCGCAAACAAAGAGGTAGTGACTTATATTTCGATGGGATTTGGTAACCCTTACGGTGATCCTTGGGATGTTGATATTGTAGGGGAGTGGACAGAGAAACTCGCAAAAATGGGCGCTAAAATATTATCTCTATCAGACACTGTAGGCTCTTCTGATCCCGAAACGATTTCATACTTGTTCTCGAATCTTATTCCTAAATATCCGAATATCGAATTTGGAGCACATTTACATACGACACCAACTAAATGGCACGAAAAAGTATCTGCTGCTTACGAATCTGGTTGTAGACGTTTTGATGGTGCCATACAAGGATTTGGTGGTTGCCCAATGGCTAAAGATGATTTAACGGGTAATATGCCTACAGAAAAAATGCTATCCTATTTCACTGCAGAAAAAGTTGAATCGGGTGTTAATTGGATGACTTTTGAAGCTTCTTATAACAAGGCTACTGAGTTGTTTACGGCTTATCATTAATATTTTTCTTTTTACTCTTCTATTAGAAGATAAGTTTTCATTAAGTTTATTTAGATTTAATACAAATAAACTTTGCTAATATGTTTTTAGGTCATAAATTTGCACTTCGTTAATAAAATATTAACGATAATTCTAAGCAGATTTAAAAAGATGAAATACGTTTACCTATTAGTATTGCTATTTACTTTTACTTGTATAAAGGCACAAACCAAAACAGATTCAATCACCTTGGTACCGCAAACTCAAATAAATGCGGCACAGCGATTACTTTCTGGTAATTACGCTTCTGCAGTTACAGTGGGTGCTTATGCTGAAATGTTGTACAATCAACCGGAAGGCGATAATGGCGAGTTAGATGTGCAACGAATGGTATTACTTTTTGGATATCGTTTTAATGATAAAACACAATTTGTTACTGAAGTTGAGCTTGAGCATGTAAATGAAGTTTTTGTTGAGCAGGCTTTTATAAATTACTCAGTTGGGAATAATATTAGTTTGCGTGGTGGTCTAATGTTGGTGCCAATGGGTATTATAAATGAATTTCATGAACCAACTACTTTTAATGGAACAGAACGCCCGGGTATGGATAATGCCATTGTACCAACTACATGGAGAGAGATTGGTGTAGGGGTTGCAGGTAGATTTAATGATATCAATTTAGGATACCAAGCTTATGTTTTTAATGGATTTAAATCTACCGAAACTGATGGTGAAGGAGGTTTGTCTGGTTTTTTAGGTGGTTCTAGCGGATTAAGAGGTGGTCGTCAAAAAGCAATTCAGTCAACTATCGATAGTCCCACTTTATCTACTAAACTTGAATATTATGGTATTTCTGGTTTACGTTTAGGACTTTCTACTTATTTTGGAAAAACTCAAGCAGCTGATGATATAGAAACTTTAGAAGGCGCAAATATTGGTATCGCAATGGTAGGGTTAGATGCTCGTTACGCGTATGACCGTTTTACGGCACGTGGTCAATTTATAAATGCATCTTTATCAGATACAGAAGAATATAATACAGCTACAGGAAGAGATTTAGGGAGTGCACTTAGAGGCTTTTATGTAGAAGGGGCATACAATTTGCTATCTATGGGTAATGAGCAAAAGCTTTTTGTTTTTACGCGTTACGAACAATATGATACGCATGCCGATACCGAAGGTGGTTTAGTTCGCAATGATGCCTATAACAGAACAGATGTTACTACAGGTTTAACCTATCATCTTGCACCAGGTGTGGTTTTGAAAGGAGATTATCAATTTAGAAGTAATGCTTCAGATATTGATGATGTAAAAAACAGGCTTAATTTTGGTATTGGTGTTTGGTTTTAACTAAAATATAATAGTCAGTAAATATGAATTATAGGGTTCTAAGATTAATAGTTTGCTTCTTTGCTTTAGGAATAGTAATGGGTTTTGGTTTACCAAAAAATATTCAGAAAAAGGTCGACAAAGAAATAGCAGATTACTTTGAAATTGATTCTTTTACTATGGAGGCTATTGCGGTTAAAAATAATACCCAATTAGATTTACCAAGTAAAATTGATGCAGAAAATTTATTTCGTGTGCTTGACGGTCAAAGTCATATAGGTTATTTATATGTAGATCAAGCTCCAAGTAAAACAGCAAACTTTGATTATATGGTCTTACTTGATGCTAATTTTAAAATTCTACACACTAAGGTTTTGATTTATCGCGAAGAATATGGTGGTGAAATAGGAAGCAAACGCTGGTTGAAACAATTTATCGGCAAGAAACCTGGTGATCGAATAAATCATGAAACTAATATTGATGGTATTGCAGGTGCAACAATTTCTGTTCGCTCAATGACCAATGCAATTGATGACCTTTTGCAAACACTTACTATATTGCAAGAAAATAAAATGTTATAATGGAATTTAATGGTCTTTTACCCAAGCTGCCAAAACCAGTTCGCTTATTTTTAGTGGCTTTTGTAATTGTACTTTCTGTTGGTTATTTTACAGGTTTATTATTTGTCTCAGAGACCAGTACTGCTTCTGTAGATGGTATAGAAGAGAATTACTTGGGTAATGAATCAGATGAAAATGCTGATGTCATGAAGTTTAAAAAGAGCAAACGGCAAATGCTGACTATTATACATACTCATATTCTATCAATGTCTTTTATCTTTTTCTTGTTAGGTATTTTAGTGTGGCTAACTAAACTACCTACAAAACTCAAGGTGTTTTTGACGGTAGAGCCATTCTTATCAGTATTGCTCACCTTTGGCGGAATCTACTTTATTTGGTCTGGTGTAACCTGGTTTAAATATTTAGTAATAGTATCGGGTATTTTAATGACGGCGACATACACGGCATCCGCTATGATTGTGTTGTATCAATTAACATTTTCCAAACAATACGGTAATACTTTTAACCAATAATATTCACTATATTTGCACGCAATTAAATCCTTAATTGCTATGCAAGCCCACCAAAACAAAATTCTAGGAGAAGGTCTAACGTACGACGACGTATTATTAGTACCTGCATATTCTGAAGTGCTTCCAAGAGAAGTCAGTATTCAGACAAAATTCACAAGAAATATTACAATCAATGTACCTATCATATCGGCAGCGATGGATACGGTTACGGAGTCTAGAATGGCAATTGCCATGGCTCAAGAAGGTGGTATTGGCGTGTTGCACAAGAATATGAGTATTGAGCAGCAGGCAATGAAAGTGAGAAAGGTGAAAAGGGCTGAAAGCGGAATGATTTTGGATCCGGTAACACAGCCACTTGATTCGAAAGTGAAAGATGCCAAAGCTAATATGAAAGAGTATAGTATTGGTGGTATTCCTATCGTTGATGCAGATGGTAAACTTTTAGGTATCGTAACCAATAGAGATTTACGTTTCGAAAAAAATAATGAAAGACCAATTTCTGAGGTAATGACTTCTAAGAATTTGGTAACAGCTGCAGAAGGTACTTCACTTTCAGAAGCAGAAGATATTTTACAACAACACAAAATTGAAAAACTTCCTGTAGTAGATAAAAATTACAAGTTGGTGGGTTTAATTACATTTCGTGATATTACAAAACTAACCCAAAAGCCTAGCGCCAATAAAGATCAGTTCGGTAGACTTCGTGTTGCAGCAGCTTTAGGTGTTACAGCCGATGCAGTTGAAAGAGCAGAGGCATTGGTTAATGCAGGCGTAGATGCAGTAGTGATTGATACAGCTCATGGTCATACCAAAGGTGTAGTAGAGGTGTTAAAAGCAGTAAAGAAGAAATTTCCGAGCCTAGATGTTATTGTCGGTAATATTGCTACGGGTGCGGCAGCAAAATATTTGGTAGATGCAGGTGCAGATGCCGTTAAAGTAGGTATTGGTCCGGGTTCAATTTGTACAACTAGAGTTGTTGCAGGTGTTGGTTTTCCTCAGTTCTCTGCGGTATTAGAAGTAGCGGCCGCTATAAAAGGTTCAGGTGTTCCGGTAATTGCAGATGGCGGAATTCGTTATACGGGTGATATCCCTAAAGCGATTGCAGCAGGTGCAGATACAGTAATGTTAGGGTCACTTTTAGCAGGAACAAAAGAATCTCCGGGAGAAACGATTATCTATGAAGGTAGAAAGTTTAAATCTTACCGAGGTATGGGTTCTGTTGAAGCTATGAAGCAAGGTAGCAAGGATCGTTATTTTCAAGATGTTGAAGATGATATTAAAAAATTGGTGCCTGAAGGTATTGTAGGTCGTGTACCTTACAAAGGAGAATTATACGAAAGTATTCATCAGTTTATTGGCGGATTAAAAGCTGGTATGGGATATTGTGGAGCGAAAGATATTGCAACACTACAAGATACTGGTAGGTTCGTTAAAATTACAGCTAGTGGTATTAACGAAAGTCACCCACATGATGTTACTATTACCAAAGAGAGTCCTAATTATAGTAGATAGAAATATAGAAGTATATAAAAAAAGAGGTCTTTTAGACCTCTTTTTTTATGTCTCAATATTATTCTAGTGAAGTGTCCAGTTGTTTTTGCAAAATTTGGACTCTTCTTAAATCGTCTGATGCTTGTAACACTTTTGATTTTAAGGAGGAATTTAAATCAGGATTTTCCTCAAGAAAATGCTGTAAAATTTCATAAGCTTCCGGTGAAGTGTAATTGCCAATAGTACTACTCAGCCATCTTTTTGGGAAAAAGATATCACCTGTTTTTTGTATTTCATCAACTAAGCCTAGACTTGCTCTTAGATACTGAATGGATTCTTTTTGATGTAAAGGGTGATTTAAATTATTCATTGCATTAGCAACCCATGACTCCTTAGCCCTGTTTTCTTCTTGTTTTAATGACTCGAAAAAATCATTTCTAGTCTGCTGATCTTTTGATAAAGATGGAAGTAAGAACTTAAAGCGATTTAATTTATCATTATTGCTAATAGCTTGTTCTGCTGTTTTTAGAATACTTTCACTTTCTTGGTGTCCGTACAGAGCCAAATCCATTGCTAGCTCCGTATAATTGTCGTCGTTAAGCTTTAGATTGTTGATTAGTAATTCTTTGTTCCAAATCTTATATAAATGGTCTAATGAAATATCAGTATATCCAATTGATGTATAGGCGGAGTATAAGGTCTTTTTAATATTAGCAGGTAATTCTTCTTGTAATTTAGACCATACTTGATCGCTAATTTCTTTCTGATAAAATAGGCGTTGTTCTGCGGTAAGGTATTTCCAAAAAATAGAAGTGGAGTATCTAGAAATGAGGTTAATTAATAATTCATTCTTTTCATTAACTAGTCCTTTTGAGTATAGCTTTATGGCTGTAGCGGGAGTAATGCTTCCATTTAGCATATTCTCATACACATTTATGTAGGCGTAACCACGAGCCACTTGGTTATTTATAGTCGGTATATTATCTAGATCTTTTTCTTGAATAGGAAACACTCCGTAACCTTCAGCGTTTGAATTATAAAGTATTGAAGTTGGTCTAGGTAGACCAATAGCGTCTTCCATGTCAAACTCGCTACCAATCATATTAACGGTTAACGTTTTTGCTTTATCAGGATAAACAAACAGCACTTCAAATGTCTGTGGCCACGAATGATTTGACGAATCTTCTGCTTTTTGATATAGTTTAAACGATGTAATTTTATTTTCACCATCATATTCTATAGCATCACTGAAGATGGGTCTACTAGAATTATTAACCCAAACATCGCTCCATGCAACCATATCGGTAGATGTTTTCTTATCTAGAATGGCAATTAGCTCACCCCATACGGCATTCTTGAAAGCGAAGGTTTTTATATATTCTTGAATACCTGTTTGAAATGCCTCTTTTCCTAAAACGGCTTCTAATTGTCGCATCATTATAGGTGCCTTATTGTAAATTATACTACCATAAAGTGAACCTGCATTGTTGAGGTTTTCTAAATCTTGACGAATAGGGTTTGTTCCTAATGTTCTGTCTTCCCCGTATGCATTAGGGTAGTGGGTAATCATAAAAGCTAACTGGTGGTCAATATCTGGGAATGCGGGGTTCATTATTTTATCTGCCAAGAAATTTGCAAATACCTCTTTCATCCAAACATCATTAAACCAATTCATAGTAACTAAATCGCCAAACCACATGTGAGATGTTTCGTGGGCAATAAGTTTTGCACGGCTCAATTTATTATTTGCGGTTGCGCTTTCATCTAAAAAGAGAGAACTCTCTCGGTACTGAATTGCTCCTACATGTTCCATTCCGCCATATTGAAATCCAGGTATTGCAGCGAAATCCATTTTTTGAAAAGGAAAAGGATACGCGGTATACTTCTCTAAAAATGATAGGGATTGCTGATGTAAATCAAAAAATAGAGTCTAAGCTATATTTAATTTTTGTGCTATCTGTTTCTCGGTATAATAGGGTCATATCCATATTAACCGGTTTTTGAGATACAGATTCAAATTTACCTGCTACGAATGAAAATAGATAGGTGCTCATTTGATCAGAAGCTCTAAAATTATGTTGTGTGTATTCCCCTTTCTGAGTTTGCTTTACTTCTTTAGAACCACATAAAACTTTCCAGTCGTTAGGTGCTGTGATATTCAGCGTATAGACTCCTTTTATATTAGGTTGGTCAAAACAAGGGAAAAGTGTTCTTGCTCTGTCTGGGACTAATAAAGTGTATAAATAATCTTCATTTCTATTTAAAGAAAGTTCACCGGCATCGAACTCAATTACAATATTGTTTTTCCCTTTTACCAGAAATTCTTTAGATAAAATAATGTGTTCATTATTATGAAGAATAGTAACGTCAGTTCCATTTATACTTATAGATTTTATTTTTGAGGTATCTTCTTTGAAATCTAGGTAAACAGGCTTTTGAAGTTTTTCTAAATCAAAATCTAATACTAGTTTAGAGGATATAGGAGCTTTCTGTTCATTTGGGATTTCAAAACTTAGATTGTAATGAACATTTGAGATTTGTAAAGCTCTTTGGGTTGCCAGAGTTTCTGATACTCCAGATTCAAGTGGCTTTTCAGTGTCTTTTTCGTTAGTGCACGAAATAAAAAATACAACTAAAAAACTAGCGTAAAATAGGTATTTCATAAGTTAGAATTATACGTTGTTGTGAAAGTACTTTAATGGAAATTGCTTTCCAATTTTTCAACAACGTATAACTCTAAATGAGAATAAATTTATAGATGAGTCATTGCATACCTGTAATGACTTTAGTAGACTGGTGTAAAGTCTGATAATTATTTACCAGCTTCTCCAGTATAGGCTTTCCAGTCTTTTTCTTTGTATATGTCACTACCAAAATAACGCGCTATTTCTAAGAACGGCTCTGGTTTTTGATAACCAGGTATTGGTGAAAGCATATTTAATTCTTCGTCTAAGAAAATAGTAGTTGGGTAACTTAAGCGACCTTGCATTAATGCTGCTGCAAATTCATGATATCCTTTTCTGCCAGATGGAACAAATTTGTAAGTCTTCCCTTTATATTCGATAGGGTCTTTGCCTTCGCCATCAAACTTTACCATATAGTAGTTCTCTGCCATATAAGCAGCTACTTCAGGATTTTGAAAAGTGTCCTTATCCATTTTCTTGCACCATCCACACCAATCTGTGTACACATCAATAAAGACTTTCTTTGGGTTTGTGTCGGTTGCCGTTAATTCGGCAGCCTCTTCCCAAGAAATCCAATTTACCTCTTGTGCATAATTTGCAGCCGAAACCAAGAGTACGGCTAAGAATAAAAATGATTTGGAAAAAGATAAAGAATACGTCTTCATGAGTTTTATTTGAGTGTTTAGTCCAACTATTATACCAAAACTAACGTATATTTAAATGCTTTATTTCACTTTTGCTGTTTCTTTAACAGCGAATAAATCTTTTACATCTACTTGGTTACGAATTAAATCTTCAAAAGTTTCTCTTTCGCGTATAAGAATTGCTTTCCCTTTATGCCAAAGAACTTCTGCTGGTCTAAATCTTGAATTGTAGTTACTTGCCATTGTAAAGCAATACGCACCTGCATTTTTAAAGCAAAGAATATCGCCTTCAGTGATCTCGTTTATTCTTTTATTACTAGCAAAAGTATCGGTCTCACAGATATACCCTACAACAGAATAATAACGCTCTCTGCCTTTTGGGTTAGAAATATTATTGATGGTATGTGTAGCGCCGTAAAGCATTGGTCTAATTAAATGGTTAAAACCTGAATCTACACTTGCAAATACTGTTGATGTCGTCTGTTTAACCACATTTACTTTTGCAAGAAAAACACCTGCTTCACTCACTAAAAACTTACCAGGCTCAAAAGCCAATGTCAAATCTTTACCATATTCTTTACAGAACTCATTGAAACGAGTACTTAATTTTTTACCTAGTTCTTCAACATTGGTTTCAATATCACCTTCTTTATAAGGTACTTTGAAGCCGCTACCGAAATCTATAAAATCAAGATTTTTAAAATTACGAGCAGTGTCAAACAAAATTTCAGAAGCATATAAGAATACGTCGATATCTAAAATGTCACTACCGGTATGCATATGAATACCGTTGATATTCATTTTAGTCAATTCTACAATACGAAGTAAATGTGGAATTTGATGAATACTGATACCGAATTTAGAGTCTATATGACCTACAGAAATATTAGAGTTACCACCCGCCATAACATGCGGATTAATTCTAATACATACAGGTATGTTAGGGTGTTTGCTACCAAACTGTTCTAGAATAGATAGGTTATCTATATTGATACGAACTCCCAATTTGGCAGCTTGTTCAATTTCTTCTAAAGAGACTCCGTTTGGGGTAAATATGATTGATTCTGGTTCAAAACCAGCTAGTAAACCTAATTGAACTTCTTGTATAGAAACGGTATCAAGACCACTACCAAGACTATTCATTAATCTTAAAATAGTAATATTAGAAAGTGCCTTGGCTGCATAATTAAGTTTCAATTTCTTGACAGAGCCAAAAGCTTTTGTTAATCTATTGAACTGTGAAACTATTTTTTCCGAGTCATAAACATACACCGGATCACCATAGGTTTTTGCGATTTGCAATAAATCCTCATTTCTCATACTATCTAATTTTAAGGCGAATTTACTTTTCTAATTTATTAAGAACAAAAATAATAACATAAAATCGCTAAAAATAACAAATTGTGATATTTGTAACATTGTAAGGTTCTATTTATTTTGGCGCTATATAATCTGCTTTGTATTTTTAGCAAATGAAATTACCTTTATTTCCATTACAGTCTATATTCTTTCCTGGGGAGACTGTTCCCCTTCATGTTTTTGAAGATCGCTACAAACAATTAATTCAAGATTGTAGGGAAGAAGCCATCACTTTTGGTATACCTGTTTTCATAAACAATAAGATGGAATACGGTGTTGAGGTACA
This genomic interval carries:
- a CDS encoding quinone-dependent dihydroorotate dehydrogenase, whose product is MYRLFIRPLLFLLDPEKVHHISFSSIKFFSKIGLSGLIKSMFVVEDKRLERELFGLKFKNPVGLAAGFDKNAILYNELSDFGFGFVEIGTLTPKPQDGNPKKRLFRLKEDKAIINRMGFNNHGVFEAVENLKKKHKVLIGGNIGKNKVTPNNEAIKDYLICFDALFDHVDYFVVNVSSPNTPGLRELQDKEPLTALLNELQLENSKQSERKSTVRKPILLKIAPDLTDSQLLDIIDIVKITTIDGVIATNTTISRENLKSHALVTEEAGGLSGAPLKDRSTEVIRFLAEKSNKAFPIIGVGGINSAEDAIEKLEAGADLIQLWTGFVYEGPALVKEINKALIEKAAV
- a CDS encoding Dabb family protein, with amino-acid sequence MKIKVIVLLISISFMSNAFAKTDKNKTTTMIQTDSLLRHTVFFKFKEGTTAEQIKKVEDAFSALPSKIEQIKGYEWGLNNSPEGLNKGFTHAFFLTFKSEEDRAIYLPHPDHKAFGAVLTPFLDDVFVVDYWTKQ
- a CDS encoding LysE family translocator, coding for MNYDILLAFSVATFVLSLSPGPDNIFVLIQSISNGKKQGLAVVAGLMSGCLVHTTLLAFGVSAVIKNNPTIFTGIKVFGAAYLLYLAIMVYKGGDAIAIEGESKNKKSLGALYKQGFVMNVLNPKVIIFFLAFFPGFLFSDSLSTVLQFYTLGFLFILVSSVVFSGIAILSGQISKFLKTKKRTGFILKWVQIIVFIGIAIYLFFG
- a CDS encoding hydroxymethylglutaryl-CoA lyase, which translates into the protein MSNSKIKLVECPRDAMQGIKMFIPTDEKVRYIQSLLGCGFDTLDFGSFVSPKAIPQMVDTAEVLAKLDLSKTNTKLLSIVANVRGAEDAVSHPEIDYLGFPFSISENFQMRNTHKTIAQSVETLQEIFNLADAANKEVVTYISMGFGNPYGDPWDVDIVGEWTEKLAKMGAKILSLSDTVGSSDPETISYLFSNLIPKYPNIEFGAHLHTTPTKWHEKVSAAYESGCRRFDGAIQGFGGCPMAKDDLTGNMPTEKMLSYFTAEKVESGVNWMTFEASYNKATELFTAYH
- a CDS encoding FMN-binding protein, translating into MNYRVLRLIVCFFALGIVMGFGLPKNIQKKVDKEIADYFEIDSFTMEAIAVKNNTQLDLPSKIDAENLFRVLDGQSHIGYLYVDQAPSKTANFDYMVLLDANFKILHTKVLIYREEYGGEIGSKRWLKQFIGKKPGDRINHETNIDGIAGATISVRSMTNAIDDLLQTLTILQENKML
- the guaB gene encoding IMP dehydrogenase gives rise to the protein MQAHQNKILGEGLTYDDVLLVPAYSEVLPREVSIQTKFTRNITINVPIISAAMDTVTESRMAIAMAQEGGIGVLHKNMSIEQQAMKVRKVKRAESGMILDPVTQPLDSKVKDAKANMKEYSIGGIPIVDADGKLLGIVTNRDLRFEKNNERPISEVMTSKNLVTAAEGTSLSEAEDILQQHKIEKLPVVDKNYKLVGLITFRDITKLTQKPSANKDQFGRLRVAAALGVTADAVERAEALVNAGVDAVVIDTAHGHTKGVVEVLKAVKKKFPSLDVIVGNIATGAAAKYLVDAGADAVKVGIGPGSICTTRVVAGVGFPQFSAVLEVAAAIKGSGVPVIADGGIRYTGDIPKAIAAGADTVMLGSLLAGTKESPGETIIYEGRKFKSYRGMGSVEAMKQGSKDRYFQDVEDDIKKLVPEGIVGRVPYKGELYESIHQFIGGLKAGMGYCGAKDIATLQDTGRFVKITASGINESHPHDVTITKESPNYSR
- a CDS encoding gluzincin family metallopeptidase, giving the protein MKYLFYASFLVVFFISCTNEKDTEKPLESGVSETLATQRALQISNVHYNLSFEIPNEQKAPISSKLVLDFDLEKLQKPVYLDFKEDTSKIKSISINGTDVTILHNNEHIILSKEFLVKGKNNIVIEFDAGELSLNRNEDYLYTLLVPDRARTLFPCFDQPNIKGVYTLNITAPNDWKVLCGSKEVKQTQKGEYTQHNFRASDQMSTYLFSFVAGKFESVSQKPVNMDMTLLYRETDSTKIKYSLDSIF
- a CDS encoding thioredoxin family protein, which translates into the protein MKTYSLSFSKSFLFLAVLLVSAANYAQEVNWISWEEAAELTATDTNPKKVFIDVYTDWCGWCKKMDKDTFQNPEVAAYMAENYYMVKFDGEGKDPIEYKGKTYKFVPSGRKGYHEFAAALMQGRLSYPTTIFLDEELNMLSPIPGYQKPEPFLEIARYFGSDIYKEKDWKAYTGEAGK
- the lysA gene encoding diaminopimelate decarboxylase, producing the protein MRNEDLLQIAKTYGDPVYVYDSEKIVSQFNRLTKAFGSVKKLKLNYAAKALSNITILRLMNSLGSGLDTVSIQEVQLGLLAGFEPESIIFTPNGVSLEEIEQAAKLGVRINIDNLSILEQFGSKHPNIPVCIRINPHVMAGGNSNISVGHIDSKFGISIHQIPHLLRIVELTKMNINGIHMHTGSDILDIDVFLYASEILFDTARNFKNLDFIDFGSGFKVPYKEGDIETNVEELGKKLSTRFNEFCKEYGKDLTLAFEPGKFLVSEAGVFLAKVNVVKQTTSTVFASVDSGFNHLIRPMLYGATHTINNISNPKGRERYYSVVGYICETDTFASNKRINEITEGDILCFKNAGAYCFTMASNYNSRFRPAEVLWHKGKAILIRERETFEDLIRNQVDVKDLFAVKETAKVK